The genome window AAACCAACCAAACCGGCAGTCCGGGCGACGGGAAAATCTTTGTGCTGCCTATGGACGATGTCATCCGGGTCAGAACCGGGGAGTCCGGAGATAAAGCTGTCGACGAAATGAAAGGGTAAAGGAGATAAATTTATGCCGAATTTAAAAACACTTCCAACCATTGATTTGGATGAATGGGTAACTGATGTCATAAATCTTTACCCGGCCAAGGTGGCCAAAAAACGCAAGAGACATATGGTGGTGCGTAAAGATGGAGAAGAGGGGAAGAACCAGCAGATTGAGGCCAATGTGCGCACCGTACCGGGTATTATCACCCAGCGCGGTTGTTGTTACGCCGGATGTAAAGGCGTTGTTATCGGGCCTTACGGTGATATGGTACACATAACCCATGGCCCTGTAGGCTGTTCTTTCTATTCCTGGCTGACCAGGCGCAACCTATTCAAGCCGCGTGAAGACGGATATAATTTTTTGTCCTACTGCTTTACCACTGACATGCAGGACGAGGACATCATTTTTGGCGGAGAAAAGAAGCTGCGCGCTGCCATAGAAGAAGCCTACAAGCTCTTCAAGCCAAAAGCCATTGGCGTTTACGCTACCTGTCCTGTGGGGCTTATTGGTGATGATGTTCAGCAGGTAGCTAGGGAAGCGAGCCGCGATTTAGGCATTCCGGTACTGGCTTTTAATTGTG of Desulfovulcanus ferrireducens contains these proteins:
- a CDS encoding nitrogenase component 1 — translated: MPNLKTLPTIDLDEWVTDVINLYPAKVAKKRKRHMVVRKDGEEGKNQQIEANVRTVPGIITQRGCCYAGCKGVVIGPYGDMVHITHGPVGCSFYSWLTRRNLFKPREDGYNFLSYCFTTDMQDEDIIFGGEKKLRAAIEEAYKLFKPKAIGVYATCPVGLIGDDVQQVAREASRDLGIPVLAFNCEGYKGVSQSAGHHIANNKIFEQAIGLKDKEIEGFTVNIMGEYNIGGDAWEVERVFKKCGVKVVSTFSGDGSYDEMCEAHNAKLNLVMCHRSINYVAEMMETAYGIPWIKVNFIGIKAMAKSLRKIARVFNDPELTER